A window from Bacteroidia bacterium encodes these proteins:
- the truB gene encoding tRNA pseudouridine(55) synthase TruB translates to MKNDFDFQSGEILCFNKPLSWTSFNLVNLVKLIVKKKVGAKVKVGHAGTLDPLATGVLIICTGKKTKEIESLQQLGKTYTGTIYIGATTPCFDLEKPIDKTYPVEHISDELIQEKAQTFVGSIEQIPPIFSAAWVDGKRAYDLAREGKDVELRPRTIQIEEFTISNIIRNQDHILVDFKIRCSKGTYIRSLARDLGTALNSGAHLTALCRTEIGPYSISNSLSPDQFREIMGIPIPMGERRQEITPVLK, encoded by the coding sequence GTGAAAAACGATTTCGACTTTCAATCCGGGGAAATTCTTTGCTTTAATAAGCCCTTGTCATGGACCTCCTTCAACCTGGTCAATTTGGTTAAACTCATAGTAAAGAAAAAGGTTGGAGCTAAGGTAAAAGTAGGACATGCCGGCACCTTAGACCCTCTTGCTACCGGTGTCTTAATTATTTGTACCGGCAAAAAGACCAAGGAAATAGAATCCTTACAGCAGCTTGGCAAAACTTATACAGGAACCATCTATATTGGAGCAACTACTCCTTGTTTTGATTTAGAAAAGCCTATTGATAAAACCTACCCGGTTGAACATATTAGCGATGAACTCATCCAAGAAAAAGCCCAAACATTTGTAGGCAGCATTGAGCAAATCCCACCCATTTTTTCAGCCGCCTGGGTAGATGGAAAACGAGCTTATGACTTGGCCAGAGAAGGCAAAGATGTAGAATTAAGACCTAGAACTATCCAAATTGAGGAATTTACCATTTCCAATATTATACGAAACCAGGATCACATTTTAGTTGATTTCAAAATTCGATGCTCCAAAGGCACCTACATCCGCTCACTAGCACGTGACTTAGGCACTGCCCTAAACAGTGGTGCCCATTTAACAGCACTCTGCAGAACAGAAATTGGCCCCTATTCCATTTCTAATTCACTAAGTCCCGACCAGTTTAGAGAAATAATGGGCATACCCATACCAATGGGAGAAAGAAGACAAGAAATTACTCCTGTTTTGAAATAG
- a CDS encoding undecaprenyl-diphosphate phosphatase — protein MSYFQALILAIIEGLTEFLPVSSTGHMIIGSSLMGISSDEFTKVFTVQIQFGTILSVVFLYWKRFLQSIDIQFYLTLLVAFIPAAIFGKLLGDKIDELLENVQVVALMLVLGGIFFLFLDKIFPEKTQEDQEISYPKAVIIGIFQCIAMVPGVSRSAATIIGGLSQGLSRKQAAEFSFFLAVPTMFAASAYKLTKDFSVINSENIKLLGFGNLVGFLVGILAIRFFIGIISKYGFKIFGYYRIALGLGILILLYLGVDLKIV, from the coding sequence ATGTCGTATTTCCAAGCTTTGATTTTGGCCATCATTGAAGGCCTTACTGAATTTTTGCCTGTTTCCAGCACGGGTCACATGATAATTGGTTCTTCCTTGATGGGGATTTCCAGTGATGAATTTACCAAAGTTTTTACTGTTCAAATCCAATTTGGAACAATCCTTTCTGTAGTTTTTCTTTATTGGAAGCGATTTCTCCAATCCATTGATATTCAATTTTATTTAACCTTGCTTGTAGCTTTCATTCCCGCTGCCATATTTGGGAAACTTCTGGGCGACAAAATTGATGAATTGTTAGAGAACGTTCAGGTTGTAGCTCTTATGCTGGTATTAGGTGGTATATTCTTTCTATTTCTTGACAAAATTTTCCCAGAGAAAACCCAGGAGGATCAGGAAATTTCCTATCCCAAAGCCGTCATAATAGGCATATTTCAATGCATAGCTATGGTACCAGGGGTTTCACGTTCCGCTGCAACTATTATTGGAGGACTTTCCCAAGGTCTCAGTCGAAAACAAGCAGCCGAGTTTTCCTTTTTTCTTGCGGTTCCAACTATGTTTGCGGCTTCAGCTTACAAACTTACCAAAGATTTTAGTGTAATTAATTCTGAGAATATTAAACTACTAGGATTTGGCAATTTGGTAGGTTTTTTGGTTGGCATTTTAGCTATCCGTTTTTTTATTGGAATTATTTCTAAATACGGATTTAAAATTTTTGGCTATTACCGTATTGCCCTAGGTTTAGGAATTCTAATTCTTCTCTATTTGGGTGTTGACCTCAAAATAGTGTAG
- a CDS encoding DUF3098 domain-containing protein: MSKVEKKVSKPSGTVTANKSAFKTDFAFGKENYILLLVGLGFIVVGFILMAGGGSEDPNVFNEEIFSTRRITIAPIVVLTGFIIEIFAIMRKPKD; the protein is encoded by the coding sequence ATGAGTAAAGTAGAAAAGAAAGTTTCAAAACCAAGCGGCACTGTAACTGCCAATAAATCTGCATTTAAGACTGATTTTGCATTTGGAAAAGAGAACTACATCCTTCTTTTGGTTGGATTAGGGTTTATTGTGGTAGGGTTTATTTTAATGGCCGGCGGAGGAAGTGAAGACCCGAATGTATTTAATGAAGAGATTTTCTCTACCCGAAGAATTACGATTGCACCAATTGTTGTGCTGACAGGCTTTATCATTGAGATATTTGCCATCATGCGCAAGCCAAAAGATTAA
- a CDS encoding permease-like cell division protein FtsX, giving the protein MDQNEAKLERRKLQSSVISSVVSITLVLFMLGILGMVVLYAQTLGNFVKENIGFSVVMKETAKEADIIQFQKTLDSKDYVKYTEFVNKEDAAKRLQKELGEDFISFLGYNPLLASIDVKMHAEYANIDSMAVIERELRNNPDIQEVFYQKDLVTLVNENLRRIGMVILLFCSLLTIVAVALINNTIRLSIYSKRFLIKTMQLVGATQGFIRRPFVVQGITQGIIGALIANILIGFMMYLVRNSFPEIFSLDIEISLLLFILVFLLGIIITAISTTFAVSRYLRLKRDELYY; this is encoded by the coding sequence ATGGACCAAAACGAAGCAAAGCTTGAAAGAAGGAAATTACAATCCTCTGTAATATCGTCGGTTGTGAGTATTACTTTGGTTTTGTTTATGTTAGGCATATTAGGTATGGTTGTTTTATATGCCCAAACCTTAGGCAATTTTGTAAAAGAAAATATTGGCTTTTCGGTTGTAATGAAGGAAACCGCCAAGGAGGCAGATATTATCCAATTTCAAAAAACCCTGGATTCAAAAGACTATGTTAAATATACCGAATTTGTAAACAAAGAAGATGCGGCTAAGCGTTTACAAAAAGAACTGGGAGAAGATTTCATTTCCTTTTTAGGATATAACCCTTTATTGGCCTCCATAGATGTTAAAATGCATGCAGAATATGCCAATATAGACAGCATGGCAGTGATAGAGAGAGAGTTAAGGAATAACCCTGATATTCAAGAAGTGTTTTATCAGAAGGATTTAGTGACTTTGGTAAACGAGAATTTACGTCGGATTGGGATGGTAATATTATTATTTTGCAGTTTATTGACCATTGTAGCTGTAGCACTAATTAACAACACCATTCGACTAAGTATATACAGCAAACGTTTTCTTATAAAAACCATGCAATTGGTGGGAGCCACACAAGGTTTTATCCGTCGCCCATTTGTAGTACAAGGAATTACGCAGGGAATTATTGGAGCGCTAATTGCCAACATACTAATTGGGTTTATGATGTATTTAGTGAGAAACAGCTTCCCTGAGATATTCTCCTTAGACATTGAAATCAGTTTATTACTTTTCATTCTAGTTTTTTTATTAGGCATCATTATTACAGCAATTTCCACTACCTTTGCCGTGAGTCGATACTTACGTCTAAAACGAGACGAATTATATTACTAA
- a CDS encoding DUF5103 domain-containing protein, which translates to MKLFFFESSWFVIVRRWDIPCIISVLPLSIDALMQVRMRISTWFVWMLVFFVALTKESLSQDEPDYYNGSEVKYDDFVYVPNLKTVRLYKEGNELSPPIVNLGKNEKLVVDFDDLDADYKNYYFTFVHCSAEWEPTDMSTMNYIGPFQNDQIVSYDFSVNTIQKYTHYRAVFPNNNIKFKKSGNYLLTIYHENPENVVISRRFYVWEEKMTVGGTLHRSTIIDLRDSHQELDFFISYPATYNVTNVWDIKTVIFQNYRFDNAVTKLKPMFVNQNKLDYNYDEDNAFPGGSEFRVFDLRTIRFNSFNVAHIDWSGKQVEAWLNVDKPRSSQRYDFYNDLNGMYYVDRQEGGDPTTECDYVVVHFALDDKEPRKDGSYYVYGGISDWQLKPEFRLKYNDVLLRYECSPFIKQGFYNYQYVFVPDKKKELDPTLIEGSHFETNNSYTILVYNKEPGIPYDRLVGVGFFNPLDYVVNR; encoded by the coding sequence ATGAAACTATTTTTCTTTGAATCTTCCTGGTTCGTGATTGTAAGAAGGTGGGACATCCCTTGTATCATTTCAGTATTACCTTTGTCAATAGATGCATTAATGCAGGTACGTATGAGAATTTCTACTTGGTTTGTTTGGATGTTGGTATTCTTTGTGGCCCTTACCAAAGAATCACTATCCCAAGATGAACCTGATTACTACAATGGCTCAGAAGTGAAATATGATGATTTTGTCTATGTGCCAAATTTGAAAACGGTTCGTTTATATAAAGAAGGGAATGAATTAAGTCCTCCTATTGTAAATCTTGGTAAAAATGAAAAACTGGTCGTTGACTTTGATGACCTGGATGCCGATTATAAAAACTATTATTTCACCTTCGTGCATTGTTCGGCAGAATGGGAGCCAACTGATATGTCAACAATGAATTACATAGGACCTTTTCAAAATGATCAAATTGTGAGTTATGACTTTTCAGTCAATACCATTCAGAAATATACCCATTACCGGGCCGTATTTCCTAACAATAACATCAAATTTAAAAAATCAGGGAATTACCTGCTAACCATTTATCATGAAAATCCTGAAAATGTGGTTATCAGCCGCCGTTTTTATGTTTGGGAAGAAAAAATGACAGTTGGTGGAACCTTGCACCGAAGCACTATAATCGATCTGAGAGATTCTCACCAGGAATTGGATTTCTTTATTTCCTATCCTGCAACTTACAACGTAACCAATGTTTGGGATATAAAAACAGTCATCTTCCAAAACTATCGATTTGATAATGCAGTTACTAAGCTAAAACCCATGTTTGTAAACCAAAATAAACTGGATTATAATTATGATGAAGATAATGCCTTTCCGGGTGGAAGTGAATTCAGAGTCTTTGATCTGAGAACAATTCGTTTTAACTCTTTTAACGTGGCTCATATCGATTGGTCCGGTAAGCAAGTCGAAGCTTGGTTAAATGTAGATAAGCCCCGAAGTAGTCAACGGTATGATTTCTACAACGACCTAAATGGAATGTATTATGTCGACCGACAAGAGGGTGGTGATCCAACCACAGAATGCGATTATGTGGTGGTCCATTTTGCCCTCGATGATAAGGAACCAAGAAAAGATGGCAGCTACTACGTGTATGGTGGAATTAGTGATTGGCAACTTAAACCCGAATTTAGATTAAAATACAACGATGTTCTTCTTCGCTACGAATGCTCCCCTTTCATAAAACAAGGCTTTTACAATTATCAGTATGTTTTTGTCCCTGATAAAAAGAAAGAATTGGATCCAACACTAATCGAAGGCTCTCATTTTGAAACCAATAATTCCTATACCATCTTGGTTTATAACAAAGAACCTGGAATTCCTTATGACCGATTAGTCGGTGTTGGCTTTTTTAATCCCTTGGATTATGTGGTAAATCGATAG
- a CDS encoding DUF3109 family protein, whose amino-acid sequence MYAIQHCLVSDELFSRKFVCDLQACKGACCVEGDGGAPLTEKEAIQLEEIYEEVKPYLTKKGIQSIEEQGSSIREVSGDLSTPLVDQKECAYVVFESDGLASCGIEKAWKDGKVNFRKPVSCHLYPVRISEYEGFDAVNYHEWSICKPACSCGTKLDVPVYRFLKEALIRKYGEDWYVELDTIFKQLNPS is encoded by the coding sequence ATGTATGCTATTCAACATTGTTTAGTGAGTGATGAATTATTCAGTCGCAAATTTGTTTGTGATTTACAAGCTTGCAAAGGAGCGTGTTGTGTAGAAGGTGATGGAGGGGCGCCATTGACCGAAAAAGAGGCTATACAACTGGAAGAGATTTACGAGGAGGTTAAGCCCTATTTGACAAAGAAAGGAATTCAATCTATTGAAGAACAAGGAAGTTCCATTAGAGAAGTTAGCGGCGATTTATCCACTCCATTAGTCGACCAAAAGGAATGTGCTTATGTTGTATTTGAATCGGATGGATTAGCCTCTTGTGGAATAGAAAAGGCGTGGAAAGATGGGAAAGTTAATTTCCGGAAACCAGTTTCCTGTCATTTATATCCGGTAAGAATAAGTGAATATGAAGGATTTGATGCTGTAAATTACCATGAATGGTCTATTTGCAAACCAGCCTGTAGTTGTGGAACAAAATTAGATGTTCCGGTTTATCGATTTTTGAAAGAAGCATTGATTCGTAAATATGGGGAGGATTGGTATGTAGAATTGGATACAATTTTCAAGCAATTGAATCCATCCTAA
- the mce gene encoding methylmalonyl-CoA epimerase, with protein MRKIEHLGIAVKNLEIANQTYTKLFGQPYKTESVESEGVITSFFMAGPNKIELLEATKPESAIAKFIDKKGEGLHHVAFEVDDIYVEMERLRNEGFTLLNNEPKKGADNKLICFVHPKDSHGVLIELCQEIR; from the coding sequence ATGCGAAAAATAGAACACCTGGGAATAGCTGTAAAAAATTTGGAGATAGCCAATCAGACTTATACTAAACTATTTGGACAACCTTATAAAACGGAATCTGTTGAGAGTGAAGGGGTAATTACCAGTTTTTTTATGGCAGGTCCCAATAAAATTGAGTTATTGGAAGCCACCAAACCAGAAAGTGCAATAGCCAAATTTATAGACAAAAAAGGCGAAGGATTGCACCATGTGGCATTTGAGGTAGATGATATTTATGTTGAGATGGAAAGGTTAAGGAATGAAGGATTTACCTTACTTAATAATGAACCCAAAAAAGGAGCAGATAATAAACTTATTTGTTTTGTTCACCCAAAAGATAGTCACGGAGTATTGATAGAACTTTGCCAGGAGATCAGATAA